In Nocardioides bizhenqiangii, the DNA window CTGGCACGAGCGCCGTTGGCGCCCTCGGCGATGTCGATCGCCGCGAACTGGGTGGTCACCGTCAGGCCGGTCGCCGAGAGCACCAGCCCCAGCAGCATCGAGCCGCTGTCGCCCATGAACAGGCGCGCCGGGTGGAAGTTGTGAATGAGGAAGCCGGCGCAGACCCCGGCCAGCGCGGCCGACAGGAGCGCTCCGGTGGTGGCTCGTTGCACCTCGTTGATGACGGTCAGCCGGTAGCAGAACAGGAAGAAGGCGAGTGCGCTGATGCCGATCACGCCGGCCGCGAGCCCGTCGAGACCGTCGATGAAGTTCACGGCGTTGACCGTCGCGAGCACGATCACCGCGGTGAGCAGCGCGCCCTGGGTCGCGTCGAGCGCGAGCTGGGAGCCGTCGGACTGGAAGAAGTAGCGGAACTGGATCCCGGAGTAGACGAGCACCCCGACCGCGAGCACCTGGCCACCGAACTTGGTGAGGGCGTCGAGGTCGAAGATGTCGTCGAGGACGCCGACCGCACAGACCAGCGCACCCGCGACCAGGACCGACAGGGCGTCGTCGAACACGAACGACTGGCTCGCCGACAGGAACGGCAGCTCGCGGGCGACGAGGAACGCGGCGAACAGGCCGCCGAGCATCGCGATGCCGCCGAGGTACGGGACCGGCTCCGCGTGGACGTCGCGGTCACGGACCTTCGCGACGGCTCCGGTGCGGACCGCGATCTCGCGGGCGACGACCGTCAGCAGGTAGGTCACCGCTGCGGCGACCAGGAAGACGATGACGTACTCGCGCATCGGTCAGCTGTCTGCGCCGTCTGCGCCTGCGCTGTCGCGGGCGTCCCTGGCGTCGGCGACGGCGTCGGTCTCGACGGTGAGCCCGGTCCCAGTCATCGCCTCGTCGAGCT includes these proteins:
- a CDS encoding glycosyltransferase family 4 protein, yielding MREYVIVFLVAAAVTYLLTVVAREIAVRTGAVAKVRDRDVHAEPVPYLGGIAMLGGLFAAFLVARELPFLSASQSFVFDDALSVLVAGALVCAVGVLDDIFDLDALTKFGGQVLAVGVLVYSGIQFRYFFQSDGSQLALDATQGALLTAVIVLATVNAVNFIDGLDGLAAGVIGISALAFFLFCYRLTVINEVQRATTGALLSAALAGVCAGFLIHNFHPARLFMGDSGSMLLGLVLSATGLTVTTQFAAIDIAEGANGARASLLPMLLPVALPILILVVPLADLVLAVVRRTAARRSPFAPDKQHLHHRLLEIGHSHRRAVIIMWLWAGLIAFGTVAGSLYDDVQVYIGIGVAFAITVGLTFLVPLLPVRRKLDELAANRHEDPDSEAPQTL